A window of Jannaschia sp. M317 contains these coding sequences:
- a CDS encoding heavy metal translocating P-type ATPase — translation MTAFADPADLQTPAPIRSLILSVPDMRCAGCIGGVEGALTALPGVTGARVNLSDKQVRVTGADLDAAPLIAALDRAGFTAAEVDAAALAPTTDAEGRRLLSRIGVAGFAMMNVMILSVAVWSGATEATRTLFHWISALIAVPALAYAARPFFASALTALRVGRVNMDVPISLAIVLAAGVSVHETWIGGAEAWFDAALSLTLFLLIGRYLDHRTRRAARSAVAALTALEVPRATLIDEAGARAVPTADLRVGDRIRVAPGARIPVDAEVLDGCADLDRSLITGESLPVRMTPGMAVAAGEMVLDAPLTLRATAVGEDTSLRRMARAVAVAEGARGRHVALADQAAKIYAPLVHGLAAAGFLGWWLTTGDVHHAILVAVSTLIITCPCALGLAVPTVAVATSGRLFRAGLLLTSSTALERLAQVDALILDKTGTLTTGTARLDHLDAEAASVAVALARTSDHPVARAVMAALPDVPAAELTDIRENAGTGMTALWHGKPVSLGRGAQGTELGLPGRAPIDVSPVETLRPGAAELIRAAQARGLPVTLLSGDRTRAVQKVAADLGIPDWRSEVSPQDKLDLLRSEAKAGRQVLMVGDGLNDTGALAAAHASIVPATALDAARVTADAVLLGGDLSVIAQTLRAARTARARMLQNFGLAAAYNAISIPFALAGLATPLMAAAAMSASSIFVVLNAIRPERKS, via the coding sequence ATGACCGCCTTCGCCGATCCCGCCGATCTGCAGACGCCCGCGCCTATCCGCAGCCTGATCCTGTCGGTGCCCGACATGCGTTGCGCCGGGTGCATCGGCGGGGTGGAGGGCGCGCTGACCGCCCTGCCCGGCGTCACCGGGGCCCGCGTCAACCTCAGCGACAAGCAGGTGCGCGTGACCGGTGCGGACCTGGACGCCGCGCCGCTGATCGCGGCGCTTGACCGGGCCGGTTTTACCGCCGCCGAGGTGGACGCCGCCGCGCTCGCCCCCACCACCGACGCCGAAGGCCGTCGCCTGCTGTCGCGGATCGGCGTGGCCGGGTTCGCGATGATGAACGTGATGATCCTGTCGGTCGCGGTCTGGTCCGGCGCGACCGAGGCGACGCGCACTCTGTTCCACTGGATTTCCGCCCTGATCGCCGTGCCCGCCTTGGCCTATGCGGCGCGGCCCTTCTTTGCCTCGGCGTTGACCGCGTTGCGGGTGGGGCGCGTCAACATGGATGTGCCGATCTCGCTCGCCATCGTTCTGGCGGCGGGCGTGTCGGTGCACGAAACCTGGATCGGCGGGGCCGAGGCCTGGTTCGATGCCGCCCTGTCCCTGACGCTGTTTCTGCTGATTGGCCGCTACCTCGACCATCGCACCCGGCGTGCTGCCCGGTCCGCCGTGGCCGCCTTGACCGCGCTGGAGGTGCCGCGCGCCACGCTGATCGACGAGGCGGGCGCGCGCGCCGTGCCGACGGCGGACCTGCGTGTCGGTGACCGAATCCGCGTGGCCCCCGGCGCGCGCATCCCCGTCGATGCCGAGGTTCTGGACGGCTGCGCCGATCTGGACCGGTCACTGATCACGGGCGAAAGCTTGCCCGTCCGTATGACGCCCGGCATGGCCGTCGCCGCCGGGGAAATGGTGCTGGACGCGCCCCTGACCCTGCGCGCGACAGCCGTGGGCGAGGATACGTCGCTGCGCCGCATGGCCCGCGCCGTGGCCGTGGCCGAAGGCGCGCGCGGGCGGCACGTGGCCCTGGCGGACCAAGCCGCCAAGATCTATGCGCCGCTGGTACACGGGTTGGCCGCCGCAGGGTTCCTGGGCTGGTGGCTGACGACGGGGGATGTGCACCACGCGATCCTCGTGGCCGTCTCGACCCTGATCATCACCTGCCCCTGCGCGTTGGGCCTGGCCGTGCCGACGGTGGCTGTCGCCACGTCTGGCCGGTTGTTCCGGGCGGGGCTTCTGCTGACCTCCTCCACCGCGCTGGAACGTCTGGCCCAGGTCGATGCGTTGATCCTGGATAAAACCGGCACGCTGACCACGGGCACCGCCCGATTGGACCATCTGGACGCCGAGGCGGCCTCGGTCGCGGTCGCGCTTGCCCGCACGTCGGATCATCCGGTGGCGCGGGCGGTCATGGCCGCCCTGCCCGACGTGCCCGCCGCCGAGTTGACCGACATTCGGGAAAATGCAGGCACGGGGATGACCGCGCTCTGGCACGGGAAACCGGTGTCACTGGGCCGTGGCGCGCAGGGAACCGAGCTGGGCCTGCCAGGCCGCGCGCCCATCGACGTCTCGCCGGTGGAAACCCTGCGCCCCGGCGCGGCAGAGTTGATCCGCGCCGCACAGGCGCGCGGCCTGCCCGTGACACTGCTGTCCGGGGACAGGACCCGCGCGGTGCAAAAGGTGGCCGCGGACCTGGGCATTCCCGATTGGCGGTCCGAAGTGTCCCCTCAGGACAAGCTGGACCTGTTGCGCAGCGAGGCCAAGGCCGGCCGCCAAGTCCTGATGGTCGGCGACGGGTTGAACGACACCGGCGCGCTGGCTGCGGCCCATGCCTCCATCGTGCCGGCGACCGCGCTGGACGCGGCGCGGGTGACCGCAGACGCGGTGCTTCTGGGCGGTGACCTGTCGGTCATCGCGCAGACCCTGCGCGCGGCGCGAACGGCACGGGCGCGGATGTTGCAGAACTTCGGCCTGGCTGCCGCCTATAACGCGATCAGCATCCCCTTTGCGCTGGCAGGCCTTGCCACACCGCTGATGGCGGCGGCCGCGATGTCGGCCTCGTCGATCTTCGTCGTCCTCAACGCCATCCGCCCAGAAAGGAAGTCATGA
- the ccoS gene encoding cbb3-type cytochrome oxidase assembly protein CcoS — protein MNVLVFLIPVSLLLGACGLLAFLWTLRKGQYEDLEGAAARMLTDRDPN, from the coding sequence ATGAACGTTCTGGTTTTTCTGATCCCGGTGTCGCTGTTGCTGGGGGCCTGCGGGCTGCTGGCGTTCCTCTGGACCCTGCGCAAGGGACAGTACGAAGATCTGGAGGGCGCGGCGGCGCGGATGCTGACCGACCGCGACCCGAACTAG
- a CDS encoding LacI family DNA-binding transcriptional regulator, which yields MKHSTKPTLKDVAAQAGVSLISASRVMRDAPHISAKLRAKVQAAATDLGYTPNRIAGSLRGQTTDLIAVIVPSMSNHVFSNIVDGINDAFVGTSFRTVLGLTHYNMAEEEEVLRDLMSWNPSAVIISGLEHSDGSAALLRAAECPVVEVMDTDGAPIDSSVGFSQRRAGRLMADHLHANGYRRIGYVGAWGERPVRSLKRRLAFEERLAELGTPLAARHITDAASSFAAGAESCQILLGAHPDLDALFFANDDLALGAMFHCMGQGMAVPGDIAIGGFNGLEMRDGIHPRLTTIRTPRTEIGRRAGQMVLARLRGGGGEGPSTVDLPLDLLVGETTRPRT from the coding sequence ATGAAACACAGCACCAAACCGACCTTGAAGGATGTCGCGGCGCAGGCAGGCGTCAGCCTCATCTCTGCGTCGCGGGTGATGCGGGATGCGCCGCACATTTCCGCCAAGCTGCGCGCCAAGGTGCAGGCGGCGGCGACGGATCTGGGCTATACGCCCAACCGGATCGCCGGATCACTGCGCGGTCAGACGACCGATCTGATCGCCGTCATCGTCCCCTCGATGAGCAATCACGTCTTTTCCAACATCGTGGACGGCATCAACGACGCGTTCGTCGGCACGTCGTTCCGCACCGTTCTGGGCCTGACCCACTACAACATGGCAGAGGAGGAAGAGGTGCTGCGCGACCTGATGTCCTGGAACCCCTCTGCCGTGATCATCTCGGGCCTGGAACACAGCGACGGGTCCGCCGCCCTGCTGCGCGCGGCAGAGTGTCCGGTGGTGGAGGTAATGGACACCGACGGCGCCCCCATCGACAGCAGCGTCGGCTTTTCGCAGCGGCGCGCAGGGCGTCTGATGGCCGATCACCTGCACGCCAACGGCTATCGCAGGATCGGCTATGTTGGGGCCTGGGGGGAACGGCCTGTGCGGTCGCTGAAACGGCGGCTGGCCTTTGAGGAACGTCTGGCGGAACTGGGCACGCCCCTGGCCGCGCGCCACATCACGGATGCGGCGTCGTCCTTCGCAGCCGGGGCGGAAAGCTGTCAGATCCTGCTGGGCGCGCATCCCGACCTGGACGCATTGTTCTTTGCCAACGACGACCTGGCCCTTGGCGCGATGTTTCACTGCATGGGACAGGGGATGGCCGTGCCGGGCGACATCGCGATCGGCGGTTTCAACGGGTTGGAGATGCGCGACGGCATCCACCCCCGCCTGACCACCATCCGCACGCCGCGCACGGAAATCGGACGGCGGGCCGGGCAGATGGTGCTGGCCCGCTTGCGGGGGGGCGGGGGCGAAGGTCCGTCCACGGTCGATCTGCCGCTTGATCTGTTGGTGGGCGAGACGACGCGCCCAAGGACCTAG
- a CDS encoding tripartite tricarboxylate transporter substrate binding protein: MKLTLSCAAVTVAAALVGTTALAQDFPQRPINLVAPFNAGGGTDLLLRGLAPHLAEALDGDVFVSNMAGGSGTVGAAALAGQRPDGYQLGYWSVTVATIQPQIKDVPYGVDSWTPICSVAASPTILFVNADSPFQTIEDVVTAVKAEPGKYIYGSSGPGAITHLTVVSAFEGLGIIDDMKHLPFQGSGPALQAMAAGTIQFFGDTEILLTRGDFRPLVAFNSERLASLPDVPTAAEVGIEAPLNELYLWGGLFAPAGLEPDVTEKLSSACETAVASDGFQAFAEQTSTVIDYRNAADFDAFFRAQYGSNGALIEAAGL; this comes from the coding sequence ATGAAACTGACTCTGTCCTGCGCCGCAGTCACAGTGGCGGCCGCACTGGTCGGCACCACCGCACTGGCCCAAGATTTTCCGCAACGCCCCATCAATCTGGTCGCGCCGTTCAACGCAGGCGGCGGCACGGATCTGTTGCTGCGCGGCCTTGCCCCGCATCTTGCCGAGGCGTTGGACGGCGACGTGTTCGTGTCGAACATGGCCGGCGGCTCCGGCACGGTGGGCGCTGCCGCGCTGGCCGGACAACGGCCCGACGGCTATCAGCTGGGCTATTGGTCGGTGACCGTGGCCACCATCCAGCCGCAGATCAAGGACGTCCCCTACGGCGTCGACAGCTGGACGCCGATCTGCTCGGTCGCGGCCTCGCCCACGATCCTGTTCGTGAATGCGGACAGCCCGTTTCAGACGATCGAAGACGTGGTGACCGCCGTCAAGGCAGAGCCGGGCAAATACATCTACGGATCCTCGGGTCCCGGCGCGATCACCCATCTGACCGTGGTGTCCGCCTTTGAAGGGTTGGGCATCATCGACGACATGAAGCATCTGCCGTTCCAGGGCTCTGGCCCCGCGCTGCAGGCGATGGCGGCGGGCACGATCCAGTTCTTCGGCGATACCGAGATCCTGCTGACGCGCGGTGATTTCCGCCCCCTTGTGGCGTTCAACAGCGAACGGCTGGCGTCCCTGCCCGATGTGCCCACCGCCGCCGAAGTCGGCATCGAGGCGCCATTGAACGAGCTTTACCTCTGGGGCGGTCTCTTCGCCCCCGCCGGGTTGGAGCCGGATGTGACGGAGAAGCTGTCGTCGGCATGCGAAACGGCCGTGGCCTCTGACGGGTTCCAGGCCTTCGCCGAGCAGACGTCGACGGTCATCGACTATCGGAACGCGGCGGATTTCGATGCGTTCTTCCGCGCGCAATACGGCTCGAACGGGGCCTTGATTGAGGCCGCCGGCCTCTGA
- a CDS encoding tripartite tricarboxylate transporter TctB family protein, translated as MLARLSSERAVIALCLLLLAVALTISTFGLQFADLGGAFDPTFFPRIILICWVLLAALNLAVDMRADGGWKLAGFAKVVPMALATCVYVWFLPTLGFFVCSVILATVFLLILGVRHPIGFALVALGVPLSLVILFNHVLKMPLPTSPWVWWI; from the coding sequence ATGCTGGCTCGTCTTTCGTCTGAACGCGCGGTCATCGCGCTTTGCCTGCTACTGCTTGCGGTCGCGCTCACGATTTCCACTTTCGGGCTGCAATTCGCCGATCTTGGCGGGGCCTTCGATCCGACCTTTTTTCCACGCATCATTCTGATCTGCTGGGTCCTGCTTGCGGCCCTGAACCTGGCTGTCGACATGCGCGCCGACGGCGGCTGGAAACTGGCTGGCTTTGCCAAGGTCGTTCCGATGGCGCTGGCGACCTGCGTCTATGTCTGGTTCCTGCCGACCTTGGGGTTTTTCGTCTGCTCGGTTATCCTCGCGACCGTCTTTCTGTTGATCCTGGGCGTGCGCCATCCGATCGGCTTTGCGCTGGTCGCGCTGGGCGTTCCGCTCTCTCTTGTCATCTTGTTCAACCACGTGCTGAAAATGCCGCTGCCGACCTCCCCTTGGGTCTGGTGGATCTGA
- a CDS encoding tripartite tricarboxylate transporter permease, with the protein MLSVLPEAMGLIFTVEGLLVLTLGTMLGIVLGALPGIGSTVAVAMILPFTLTMSQAPAILLLLAIYAGSVYGGSISAILINTPGTPQSAATCLDGYPMSQRGEAGKALGWATIASVVGGLVSAVVLIFAAPQLAAFALNFGPIETFTLILLGMTCIVSVSEGSLIKGLMAGMIGIFLSTVGGDPITGEARFTFGNFQLIAGLNLLAVVIGVFALSEVLIRATRGEDDTASLIDFNGIVLPKLAEWKGRWKNLAKSVAIGNGIGILPGTGAATAAFISYAEARRSAPTRANFGKGEPDGLIASESANNAVTGGALVPTMALGIPGDAITAVMLATLTLHGVTPGVRLMEDNPILMAAIFSGFFVINLMLLPLGMLVSRVSAPLLRMREAYMLVVITLLCTLGVYFVRGNPFDLLVMVAAGVGGFLLRRQGYPMAPLVIGMVLGPTLEISLRQGLIITDGSFVAFFVGHPIAAVLLVAALGMLSLPFVRMWRERGTRA; encoded by the coding sequence ATGCTGAGCGTCCTGCCCGAGGCCATGGGCCTTATCTTTACCGTCGAGGGGCTGTTGGTCCTGACCCTTGGCACCATGTTGGGGATCGTCCTGGGCGCCCTGCCCGGCATCGGGTCCACCGTTGCCGTGGCGATGATCCTGCCCTTTACCCTGACCATGAGCCAGGCCCCCGCGATCCTGCTGCTGCTGGCGATCTACGCGGGGTCGGTTTACGGCGGCTCGATCTCGGCCATCCTGATCAACACACCCGGCACGCCGCAATCGGCGGCCACCTGCCTTGACGGCTATCCCATGTCGCAGCGCGGCGAGGCGGGCAAGGCGCTGGGCTGGGCCACAATCGCCTCGGTCGTGGGCGGGCTGGTCTCGGCGGTGGTGCTCATATTCGCGGCCCCGCAACTGGCGGCCTTCGCGCTGAATTTCGGGCCGATCGAAACCTTCACCCTGATCCTTCTGGGCATGACCTGCATCGTCTCCGTCTCCGAAGGATCGCTGATCAAGGGGTTGATGGCGGGCATGATCGGCATCTTTCTTTCGACCGTTGGCGGCGACCCGATTACCGGCGAGGCGCGGTTCACCTTCGGGAATTTCCAGCTGATCGCGGGGCTCAATCTGCTGGCGGTCGTCATCGGCGTCTTCGCCCTGTCCGAAGTCCTGATCCGTGCCACTCGTGGTGAGGACGATACGGCCAGCCTGATCGACTTCAACGGCATCGTGCTGCCGAAGCTGGCCGAATGGAAGGGCCGGTGGAAAAACCTGGCCAAATCCGTGGCCATCGGCAACGGCATCGGCATTCTGCCGGGCACGGGTGCTGCGACGGCCGCCTTCATCAGCTACGCCGAGGCCCGCCGCTCCGCGCCCACACGCGCGAATTTCGGCAAGGGGGAACCCGATGGTTTGATCGCCTCGGAATCCGCCAACAACGCGGTGACCGGCGGCGCGCTGGTGCCGACCATGGCGCTGGGCATTCCCGGCGACGCAATCACCGCCGTGATGCTGGCCACGCTGACGCTGCACGGGGTCACGCCCGGCGTCCGCCTGATGGAGGACAATCCGATCCTCATGGCGGCGATCTTCTCGGGGTTCTTCGTCATCAACCTGATGCTGCTGCCGCTGGGCATGCTGGTCAGCCGCGTGTCCGCCCCGCTGCTGCGCATGCGCGAAGCTTACATGCTGGTGGTCATCACCCTGCTCTGCACGCTGGGCGTCTATTTCGTGCGCGGCAATCCGTTCGACCTGCTGGTCATGGTGGCGGCGGGGGTCGGCGGGTTCCTGCTGCGCCGTCAGGGCTATCCGATGGCGCCGCTGGTCATCGGCATGGTGCTGGGGCCGACGCTGGAAATCAGCCTGCGCCAGGGTCTGATCATCACCGACGGCAGCTTTGTCGCCTTCTTCGTGGGCCACCCGATTGCCGCCGTCCTGCTGGTCGCCGCGCTGGGCATGCTGTCGCTGCCGTTCGTGCGGATGTGGCGTGAACGGGGGACGCGCGCGTGA
- a CDS encoding sulfite exporter TauE/SafE family protein has translation MIAGFSIAALAGLTIGLLITGAIAGVLAGLLGVGGGIVIVPVLIVFAEIFDVPRDVAMLTVVGTSLATIIPTSMSSARAHRRKGSIDTGILRGWVVAIFLGALAGGFASRVFGSDGLTIVFGVVALAVSVNLALPRTMQLAPAPPASAAGRAAIAAPIGFTSALMGIGGGTLSVPVMTMLSVPVHRAVGTASVFGLAIAVPAVVGFVWAGWGVEGRPPGSLGFVNLPAAVVLFSTSVLTAPFGATLAHKLDARKLKLAFAGFLFLSGLRMLWKALA, from the coding sequence GTGATCGCCGGGTTTTCCATCGCGGCGCTGGCCGGGCTGACCATCGGGCTGCTCATCACCGGGGCGATTGCGGGGGTCTTGGCCGGGCTGCTGGGCGTGGGCGGCGGGATCGTCATCGTGCCGGTGTTGATCGTCTTCGCCGAGATCTTTGACGTGCCCCGCGATGTGGCGATGCTGACGGTCGTGGGCACCTCGCTGGCGACGATCATCCCGACCTCGATGTCTTCGGCCCGGGCGCATCGGCGCAAGGGGTCTATCGACACGGGCATTCTGCGCGGCTGGGTCGTGGCCATCTTTCTGGGCGCGCTGGCGGGCGGCTTTGCGTCCCGGGTCTTCGGCTCCGACGGGTTGACCATCGTGTTCGGCGTCGTGGCGCTGGCGGTTTCCGTCAACCTGGCCCTGCCCCGCACGATGCAACTGGCCCCCGCGCCCCCCGCCTCCGCCGCTGGACGCGCGGCCATCGCCGCGCCGATCGGGTTCACCTCGGCGCTGATGGGGATCGGTGGTGGCACGCTGTCGGTGCCCGTGATGACCATGCTGTCGGTGCCGGTGCACCGCGCCGTCGGCACGGCGTCGGTCTTTGGGCTGGCAATTGCGGTGCCCGCCGTCGTGGGCTTTGTCTGGGCCGGCTGGGGGGTCGAGGGGCGCCCGCCCGGATCGCTGGGCTTCGTCAACCTGCCTGCCGCCGTGGTCCTGTTTTCGACCAGCGTTCTGACCGCGCCCTTTGGCGCGACGCTGGCGCACAAGCTGGATGCGCGCAAGCTGAAGCTGGCCTTCGCCGGGTTCCTGTTTCTCAGCGGGCTGCGCATGTTGTGGAAGGCCCTGGCCTGA
- a CDS encoding alpha/beta fold hydrolase, producing the protein MAMTHVDTPRLRIHIRHEGRGPRLLYLGGSGFDLSLRAPIFDSPLVDLYEIVAADPRGLGLTDAPPGDWTMTDYADDALALSDALGWDRAHVLGESFGAMTALHLAAAAPDRIDRLCLSVGAAGGAGGQSFPIHQFQDLTDPRARAVASLTLQDRRFADLCARDHATADAMVTARIETERAFLAHAGNATGYLRLLAARAGHDCWDKLPDIPHPTLILSGRYDDQSPLDRSQAIDRALRDSKLRIIDDGHGLLFRHPDAVQAVRDHLAAKT; encoded by the coding sequence ATGGCAATGACCCACGTCGACACCCCGCGCCTGCGCATTCATATCCGCCACGAAGGGCGCGGCCCGCGTCTGTTGTATCTTGGCGGCTCCGGGTTTGATCTGTCGCTGCGCGCGCCGATCTTCGACAGCCCGCTCGTCGACCTCTACGAGATCGTGGCAGCCGATCCCCGCGGCCTTGGCCTGACCGACGCGCCGCCGGGCGACTGGACGATGACGGACTATGCCGACGACGCCCTGGCCCTTTCGGATGCGCTGGGATGGGACCGGGCGCATGTCCTGGGCGAAAGCTTTGGGGCAATGACCGCGCTGCACCTGGCCGCCGCCGCACCCGATCGTATTGACCGGCTGTGCCTCAGCGTCGGCGCGGCCGGGGGCGCGGGCGGGCAATCCTTTCCCATCCATCAGTTCCAGGACCTGACCGACCCCCGCGCCCGCGCGGTCGCCTCACTGACGTTGCAGGATCGCCGGTTCGCGGATCTGTGCGCCCGTGATCACGCCACCGCAGACGCAATGGTGACCGCCCGGATCGAGACGGAGCGCGCGTTCCTGGCACATGCGGGCAATGCCACCGGGTATCTGCGGTTGCTGGCGGCGCGGGCCGGGCATGATTGTTGGGACAAACTCCCTGACATTCCGCATCCGACCCTGATTCTCAGCGGACGCTACGACGATCAATCGCCGCTGGATCGGTCACAGGCCATTGACCGCGCGTTGCGCGACAGCAAACTTCGGATCATTGATGATGGGCACGGACTTTTGTTCCGTCACCCCGACGCAGTGCAGGCCGTGCGGGATCACCTCGCCGCAAAGACGTAA
- the ltnD gene encoding L-threonate dehydrogenase codes for MNATNIGVFGLGSMGYGMAQSALKAGLVTHGFDINAAQVARFQAEGGAAGAPADVAASLSAAVIVVLNAAQTEAVLFGDAGIVPQMTTGAVVLACATVPPAFAREMEARCAAHGVYYLDAPISGGAKKAASGQLSIMASGTPQAFAAAQPVLDALAETVFRLGDAAGAGSAMKAVNQLLAGVHIAAMAEAMTFGISQGVTPEAFMEVIPKCAGTSWMLENRGPHVRDGDYTPHSSVNIWPKDLGIVLDIAKSASFGAPIAAAALQQFLAAAGSGLGAEDDAAVAKVYARNARLALPGDG; via the coding sequence ATGAATGCGACCAATATCGGGGTCTTCGGGCTAGGCTCCATGGGCTACGGCATGGCGCAATCGGCGCTGAAGGCCGGGCTGGTGACCCATGGGTTCGACATCAATGCGGCCCAGGTCGCGCGCTTTCAGGCCGAAGGCGGCGCAGCCGGTGCGCCTGCGGATGTCGCCGCGTCGCTGTCCGCCGCAGTGATCGTGGTGCTGAACGCCGCCCAGACCGAAGCAGTCCTGTTCGGCGACGCCGGGATCGTGCCCCAGATGACCACAGGGGCCGTCGTTCTGGCCTGCGCCACCGTCCCCCCCGCCTTCGCCCGCGAGATGGAGGCGCGTTGCGCCGCGCATGGGGTCTATTACCTCGACGCGCCGATTTCGGGCGGTGCGAAAAAGGCCGCGTCCGGCCAGTTGTCGATCATGGCCTCTGGCACGCCACAGGCCTTTGCCGCCGCCCAGCCCGTGCTGGACGCGCTGGCCGAAACCGTCTTCCGCCTGGGCGACGCCGCAGGGGCCGGATCGGCCATGAAGGCGGTCAACCAGCTGCTGGCCGGGGTGCACATTGCCGCCATGGCCGAGGCGATGACCTTCGGCATCAGCCAGGGCGTGACGCCCGAAGCCTTCATGGAGGTGATCCCGAAATGTGCGGGCACCTCCTGGATGCTGGAAAACCGGGGGCCGCATGTGCGCGACGGCGACTACACCCCCCATTCCAGCGTCAATATCTGGCCCAAGGATCTGGGCATCGTGCTCGACATCGCGAAATCCGCCAGCTTTGGTGCCCCTATCGCCGCCGCCGCGCTGCAACAGTTCCTGGCCGCCGCCGGGTCGGGTCTAGGGGCCGAGGATGACGCCGCCGTGGCCAAGGTCTATGCCCGCAACGCGAGGCTGGCCCTTCCGGGGGATGGCTGA
- a CDS encoding hydroxypyruvate isomerase family protein: MTIFSANLGFLWADRPLPDAIRAAKAAGFAAVECHWPYDTPAAEVRAALDETGLPMLGLNTARGDVAGGENGLSALPGREADACAAIDQALDYAAAIDCGAVHVMAGFAKGPDAEAAFVANLAYACARAGDRTILIEPLNRYDAPGYFLKTTTQAIRLIETVGAPNLRLMFDCYHVQLMEGDLTHKLTELMDRIGHVQFASVPDRAAPDRGEIAFAHIFAHLRQMGYDRPLGAEYKPGGDTDATLGWMSDPTLTGA; the protein is encoded by the coding sequence ATGACCATTTTTTCCGCCAACCTCGGCTTTCTCTGGGCCGACCGGCCCCTGCCCGACGCGATCCGCGCGGCCAAGGCGGCGGGCTTTGCCGCCGTCGAATGCCACTGGCCCTATGACACCCCTGCCGCAGAGGTGCGCGCCGCGCTGGATGAAACGGGGTTGCCGATGCTGGGCCTGAACACGGCGCGGGGCGATGTGGCGGGCGGTGAAAACGGCCTGTCCGCCCTGCCCGGACGCGAGGCGGATGCCTGCGCGGCCATCGATCAGGCGCTGGACTACGCGGCGGCCATCGACTGCGGCGCGGTGCATGTCATGGCCGGTTTTGCCAAGGGCCCGGACGCTGAGGCCGCCTTTGTCGCCAACCTCGCCTATGCCTGCGCGCGCGCAGGCGACAGAACGATCCTGATCGAGCCGCTCAACCGCTACGACGCCCCCGGCTACTTTCTGAAAACGACGACACAGGCCATCCGTCTGATCGAGACGGTGGGCGCCCCCAACCTGCGCCTGATGTTCGACTGCTATCACGTGCAGCTGATGGAGGGGGACCTGACCCACAAGCTGACCGAGCTGATGGATCGGATCGGCCACGTGCAGTTCGCCTCCGTCCCCGACCGCGCTGCACCGGATCGGGGCGAGATCGCCTTTGCCCACATCTTCGCGCACCTGCGGCAGATGGGCTACGACCGCCCGCTGGGGGCCGAATACAAACCCGGCGGCGACACTGACGCGACGCTGGGCTGGATGTCGGACCCGACGCTGACCGGGGCCTGA